Below is a genomic region from Gadus chalcogrammus isolate NIFS_2021 chromosome 19, NIFS_Gcha_1.0, whole genome shotgun sequence.
attgagggaggcttagcctggaaatccagactCACGTATAGAAAGCTGTAGGGTCCATAGCAGTAAACTACTTTCATAGACTTAAAATGATCGCTATATGTATGGACCTCCTTCACAAATGcattataaaacaaaaaattaaatcaCAAAAGCATGGGGATTACCcacaccctcccctccttcacTCAACTTTTGGCACAAAATTAGTTGTCGACCAACATGTGCCCGGAAACCGTCATCAGCCGATTAACTTGAATTGGCTAGTATTGAATCCAATAACGTGAATCAAAAACGATTGTCCAGTCATACGGTACAGTCACTGAGACAGTGACTTGATCCTGCTTGAACACAATTCATCTTGACTCACGTTAAAGATGATCTATGTTGCAGGAGGCAATAACCAGCCTGCATTTCACAGGCTTCATTGTCCCtgggttttttgttttgttttctaggTTTGTGCCAAAGGTTGTAAACCCAGACTTGTCGTTATTCACACATTCCCATTTGTAAGTGCTTAGGCTCTATCCATGTTTAAGTATTATCCGCATTGAATATTTCATTTGCACAACCATCTTTCTTCTCATACCAAGATTACATATTatagcccttgcagttgtggagaaaTACTTTATTTACTTTGGGTAGGTTATTTTCTGGAGAAAACTGAACTGTATCGAAAATCGATATTTTTCAAGCATTACATCACCAATAATACAATTTAAGAAAAGTAATTATATTACTAATTAACAATATATCGCATTATATTACAGCTATGCTATCATATGCTAGCAGGCTGTGGGACCAACGGCTAGTCGTGGCTAGCAGGTTGGAGTCCTAGGATAGCCGTGGCTAGCAGGTTGGAGTCCTAGGATAGCCGTTTCTAGTCGGTTCGAGTCCTAGGCTAGCCATGGCTAGCCGGTTCGAGTCCTAGGCTAGCCATGGTTTGCAGGTTCGAGTCCTAGGGTGGCCGGCCAGCACCAGATGCTAGCCGTCCATGTTACCAGAGGCTAGTCATCCATGCTATCAGACGCTCGCTCACCTTTTTCGTCTCTCCGCTCCGCCGACATCATGAGAGGAACCTGCCTATTGTATCGCGGTCTTCTACTTCCCACAGTTCAAAAGACACTTAAACGTATCTCCAGTATTAATTGATGAAATAATTTTTATTCAGTGGCTATTTTGTAATAATTGTGAGATTACATCTAGAACAAAAAGGTTTCCCGATGTGCGACTCCAACATCCCCCATAATGCAGTGCAAGGATGGAAGGCAGAACACTTCCTGTTGTCATTCTCTCCGGTTCCTGTGCGACGTCACGGTGCGAGAGTACACACGTCGTCTTTTATTTCTCCCGTTGTCAATGACTTCTCTATAAAACGGAAAACTAATAATAGAAACGATCAAATGTCGGACGAGGCGACGCGGCGCACGGTGTCGGACATCCCGCTGCTGAAGACCAACTCCGGCCCGCGGGACCGCGAGCTGTGGGTGCAGCGGCTCCGGGAGGAGTACGTGTCCCTCATCAAGTACGTTGAGAACAACAAGGCGGCGGACAACGACTGGTTTCGCCTCGAGTCCAACCGGGAAGGCACCCGCTGGTTCGGCAAGTGTTGGTACGTGCACGAGCTGCTTCGCTACGAGTTTGACGTGGAGTTTGACGTGCCCGCGACCTACCCTGCCACCGCGCCCGAGGTGGCGTTACCGGAGCTGGAGGGCAAGACGGCCAAGATGTACCGTGGGGGCCGCATCTGCCTCACCGACCACTTTAAGCCGTTGTGGGCGCGCAATGTGCCCCGCTTCGGCCTAGCCCACCTGATGGCGCTCGGCCTGGGCCCCTGGCTGGCTGTGGAGATCCCCGACCTGGTGTCCCGGGGCCTCGTCACTCACAAGGAGAACCAGCAGGCCCCCTCAGCCTCgtgaagacacacaaacagactgttAATGTCAAGCGGACTATTGTTTACTATAGAGATAAAGTCATGAAGGACACTGACTGTGTTCACTATATAAAGTCCTGAAACAAACTGCTTATATTGACTATATAAAGTAATGAACAGACTGCATATGTTCACTAGTGATCGTCATTAAACAGACTGCATATGTTCACTAGTGATGGTCATGAAACAGACTGCTTGTGTTCACTATATAAAGTCATGAAACAGCCTGCGTATGTTCACTAGTGATGGTGATTAAACAGACTGCTTGTGTTCACTGTATAAAGTAGTGAACATACTGCATATGTTCACTAGTGATCGTCATGAAACAGACTGCTTACAGTATGTTCACTAGTGATGGTCATTAAACATACTGAATATGTTCAATAGTGATGGTCATTAAACAGACTGCTCACTATTATAGGGATGAGTTCATGAAACAAACCacttatgttcaataaacaagGTCATGtttcattcatatatttttttacatgttggGCTGTCGTCTTCGTAGTGCAGTAGGGCCTTACTCATGGTGTATATAAAGGGGCTACTGATCGTGGTATGTATACAGGTTGTAAGTACAACCTGTATTTCTAGATGTGGACCAGTTAGCTTGAGGCTACAACATGTTGGTTTAACAGTGACTGATGTTCGTGGAGTTAACCTAAAGAGTGGTTACATGTTGTCTGATTTAAATATTGACCAGTCCAGAACATCTGAGATCACACCAAgatgtaaaatatttttttgatcTAGGCAGAAAGTAATTTTGAAGTTGAGAGATTAACTTTATTGGTAACTTTATTATAAAAGAAAATGTCATTACTATAAAATAATGTGTGCAATCCTTGAGTGGAACTGGTGTGCCGTGTAATAAAACACGCTTGGCTGGGAACAATGAGTCAATATGAGATGAGAACACAGGCAACAACACAGATTCACCAGCCCTGTGTAGACAGAACATCACATCTAACCATTAGTGACGTCACGAGTAGAATGGATCAATCATTGAAGCCAGCCGGTCTCCAACGGATGCATGTTATCAGAGTAGTGTCTCATGAGTGGTAGAGGGGAAGGGGGTTATAGAGGGGTGTGTCAACAGAGAAGGGGGGCGTGTTGTCAGAGGGGTGAGAGTCCTCATATAGGCGGGTCTTCATGGGGGATGTGTCCTCAGAAAAAGCCGTGGTGCTCCAGTGCGGTGGCGGCCTCAAGCAGCAGGGCCTTGCAGTAGATGCGTGCAGTGTGCAGCAGGGTGAGGGGGTCCAGGGTGCTGAACATGGTGTCTGCCAGAGCGAAACCCAGCGTGGAGGGGATGACGCCccggccatactccaccatccAGGTCCCTGAAGACCACTgcaccgccgccgcctcgcCCACCCCGTGCACCAGGGTGTCACCTGACAGGGAGAACGGCCAATcacatcagagtgtgtgtgcgtgtgtgcgtgtgtgtgtgtgtgtgtgtgtgtgtgtgagacctggGTAATATAGCTGACTCTTGGTGGTCCCCTCCTTCCACTGGTGGAATGTTCCAGAGATGATGGTGTCAGAGATCTCAGCCCAGTAGCGACCTGAGAAGTCCCACAGGAATCGGTGTTATATGGCCCCTCCTGAacatcccttcctccctctcctttatcCACTAGTGCAGAAGAGAACATCTCCTACTCCTATATCCACTATTACAGAAGAGGAGAACATCACCTCTCCTCTAACTACTAGTCGAGAAGAGAACATCTCTCTCCTCAATCCACTAGTACAGAAGAGAACATCGCCCTCTCCTCTATCCACTAGTACCGAAGAGAaggacatctctctctcccctttcaaCTAGGACCGAAGAGGAGGacatttctctctcccctttcaaCTATCGAAGAGGAGATCTCTCTCTTCTATCAACTAGTACCGAAGAGGAGGacatttctctctcccctttcaaCTAGTATCGAAgaggagatctctctctctctcccctttcaaCTAGTATCGAAgaggagatctctctctctcctctatcaacTAGTACCGAAGAGgaggacatctctctctctcctctatcaacTAGTACCGAAGAGgaggacatctctctctctcctctatcaacTAGTATCGAAGAGGAgatctctctcctctatcaacTAGTACCGAAGAGgaggacatctctctctctcctctatcaacTAGTACCGAAGAGgaggacatctctctctctcctctatcaacTAGTACCGAAGAGgaggacatctctctctctcctctatcaacTAGTACCGAAGAGGATAGTGTTTAGTGATGATTTCATGGCTGGTGACAGGTGGGTGTAGTGATGAAGTGGACCTGAGTGTCCTCCGGTGTCCAGGGCTGTGCCGAACAGCAGGACGTACTCGGTGAGCGAGCCGTGGAGGAGACACATGGAGCCCATCCACCCGCCAGCGTTCACAAAGACCCACTGGAGGTCCTCGTCTGGCAGGATGTGACCAGGATATCTGgggaagacacacactcagcacCTCCATCCCCGGTCTGCTCTCACCCCTTTGACTAACTGGACAGTGTCATATTTAATAGCCCCCCATTGTTTGATGGACTTAAATATGTTGTGGGAGAAAAGGGTGCCCATCAGAAATGAGGATCAAACATTCTATAATTAATTGATATGCAATTATTAACCATAAAAAAGAACCAACGCAATAGCCAGTGTCTCAGCTTCTGTAACACTCCCATCCCTATTGCTGACCAATAGCTGGGAACTCCAGGTGTAGCATTTATGTACCTAGAGTAGTCATTGTTAAATACGTTTGAGTAGCTATTGTTAATTGTTTAGATAGTTTTAAAAGAAAACGATGAAAGGATTGGATTGGTGTCCTGCAATATTTGACCTTTTCCTGAGTTCCACCACGATCTTGGCAAAGGCTTGTTCATGGTCCTGCCCTGTAGGGAAGGCACGGATTACAAAGGCAGTTATCGCCatatgttttaatatatttaaataaagtttgTTACTGTTGGTAACAAACTTACCTGCATACTGTGTGGCTATCTTAGCGACGTCTTCCTTAGTAAACACGTATTGTTTGGTGGCCAACCAGTGTTTCACTAAAAGCACGGCCAGGATCGTAAACCCCAAGAACACACAGAGTTTACATATTTTGGTAACTAAAGACATGCTGATATTTGACTGACTAAATACATTTATTCACGGTTAAAGCAGACGAGGTTGGACGACATGTGGAACCTGGGGGTGGATTGTAAACGCCGGAAAAAATTGTCTCAGAGGACTGCTGTTAGGGGTGGGACATAgggaactaaccaatcagaagctcgGAAAACACAGGATGGATCACATGACGTATGATGCGTTCTTAACCATTTGAGTTTAGACAGATAACGAACGGTTGTAGAAGAAACAAAGGTCAACTGGgattgaaaataaatcaatgagAGAACATATCTATACAAGACACCCTTTAGATTTGAACAATGGCAAGTTAGTTCTCCAGGGGCCATCCACTTCTGTTGCCGGCATCTGCGGGACCTTCTTAGCTTAGTATTGTAAGATTACGTTCCAATTGACTTTAATATAAACACTAATCGGGAGTTAGTGTTAATGGATTATCAACTCTTATAACAATCCCAATATGTTATGTAACATGTTATACCCTCTGCTATGGGGTACTCCCCTGCTCTCTCAGTCTGTAGAGAAATCCTCCTATACAGGGACAAGACGTGTCTGAAGTCCTCCAAACATACACCTAATGTCAGAAGAAGCCCGctattcaatacaaatacaacgTCATTGGTATGGGTTATGATCAATCACAAGCTCGgataggtggtggtggtctacTTCTGGCTAGTTTTAAAGAAGAACATCTTCCCGCCGCTCGGAATCTCTCCGGATCCCCATGCAGGAACATACCATGGTATGTTGGAGACGGGGCAAAGTGGACGAACCAATCAGTAGCTCGATACAACGCGTCGCTAGTTTTGTCAACGCAAGGGTTGCCAGTACAAACGAAATCCCCCATTCGATGTATTTTCGTATTTGCAAATTTAttctaaaaacaacaactgtaTACCCCCCTGCTGTTGTCACTTAGTAATTAATATGACATATTTTGcaaactacaaaaaataaagtgtgGTGGTTGGTTAtcttgtatgtatgtatttgctGTTTTTAGTTGCTGGTTTTACTGAAACATGCCGTGGTGCTGGCTGCCAGTCATGAGTTCAGGGACACGAAACAAGCAAATAAGGATGTGCAGAATAATGAACTAGAACAGTGAGCTTGTGATCACTTATTAGTTCAACTTATACATTTAGTAGCGATTAGACATTTGTTATTTAAACAGATCTTTTCAAGATCATTTGAATGCTCTCAATATGAGCGGCCAGGGCGG
It encodes:
- the ufc1 gene encoding ubiquitin-fold modifier-conjugating enzyme 1, coding for MSDEATRRTVSDIPLLKTNSGPRDRELWVQRLREEYVSLIKYVENNKAADNDWFRLESNREGTRWFGKCWYVHELLRYEFDVEFDVPATYPATAPEVALPELEGKTAKMYRGGRICLTDHFKPLWARNVPRFGLAHLMALGLGPWLAVEIPDLVSRGLVTHKENQQAPSAS
- the sigmar1 gene encoding sigma non-opioid intracellular receptor 1, coding for MSLVTKICKLCVFLGFTILAVLLVKHWLATKQYVFTKEDVAKIATQYAGQDHEQAFAKIVVELRKRYPGHILPDEDLQWVFVNAGGWMGSMCLLHGSLTEYVLLFGTALDTGGHSGRYWAEISDTIISGTFHQWKEGTTKSQLYYPGDTLVHGVGEAAAVQWSSGTWMVEYGRGVIPSTLGFALADTMFSTLDPLTLLHTARIYCKALLLEAATALEHHGFF